From a single Miscanthus floridulus cultivar M001 chromosome 8, ASM1932011v1, whole genome shotgun sequence genomic region:
- the LOC136475643 gene encoding auxin response factor 5-like isoform X4 — protein MQPPAQELQARDIHDNVWTFRHIFRGQPKRHLLTTGWSLFVGGKRLFAGDSVIFVRDERQQLLLGIRRASRQPTNISSSVLSSDSMHIGVLAAAAHAAANNSPFTIFYNPRASPTEFVIPFAKYQKALYSNQISLGMRFRMMFETEELGMRRYMGTITGISDLDPVRWKNSQWRNLQVGWDESAAGERRNKVSMWEIEPIAAPFFICPQPFFGVKRPRQIDDESSEMENLFKRAMPWLGEEICIKDAQTQNTTMPGLSLVQWMNMNRQQSSTLANTGIQSEYLRSISNPAMQNLGAAELARQLYVQNHLLQQNSVQLNASKHPHQMQPINELAKGSLSCNQPDAITNHQELKQEVGNQQRQQQPVNQAIPLSQAQANLVQAQVIIQTQMQQQQQQQQQQQQQPSPTRCQQGTSEQQLLLSQQHQDQNFQMQQQQQLLLQQLQRQQQLNKLPGQLVNLAGQHAQLSDQELQLQLLQKLQQQSLISQPAVTHSRLPLIQEQQKLLLDMQQLSSSHSLAQQRIVPQQDSKVSLQASQAPPPMKQEQQKLSQKQVALADVSDIAFPLISSTNVLSKAGSQLMIPGATQSVLTEEIPSCSTSPSTANNGNHLAHPTIGRNEHCKVNMEKVPQSSALMSIPTSGEAVTTPIMMKESSKLNHNQKENVITSKSPTVGTGHDNLLNIVPSTDNLETASSATSLWPTQTDGLLHQGFPTSNFNQQQMFKDALPDVEIQEEYPTNNAFFGINNDGPLGFPMETEGLLVSALNPVKCQPNLSTDIENNYRIQKDAQQEISTSMVSQSFGQSDIAFNSIDSAINDGAMLNRNSWPPPPPPQRMRTFTKVYKRGAVGRSIDIGRFSGYEELKHALARMFGIEGQLEGRQRIGWKLVYKDHEDDILLLGDDPWEEFVNCVKCIRILSPQEVQQMSLDGDLGNNVLSNQACSSSDGGNAWKPRCDQNPGNPSIGFYDQFE, from the exons ATGCAGCCTCCAGCTCAAGAACTTCAAGCCAGAGACATACATGACAATGTGTGGACATTTCGCCATATATTTCGAG GTCAGCCAAAAAGACATTTACTAACCACTGGGTGGAGTCTTTTCGTGGGCGGCAAGAGACTATTTGCTGGTGATTCTGTCATTTTTGTTAG GGATGAAAGGCAGCAACTTCTACTGGGAATCAGGCGGGCTAGCCGGCAGCCAACTAATATATCCTCTTCAGTACTTTCAAGTGACAGTATGCACATAGGGGTGCTTGCTGCAGCGGCCCATGCTGCTGCCAACAATAGCCCATTTACCATATTTTACAACCCTAG GGCTAGCCCTACTGAGTTTGTTATCCCATTTGCCAAATACCAGAAGGCACTGTATAGTAACCAAATATCTTTAGGAATGCGATTCCGGATGATGTTCGAGACTGAGGAATTAGGGATGAGAAG GTACATGGGTACGATAACTGGGATAAGTGACCTAGATCCTGTAAGATGGAAAAACTCCCAGTGGCGCAACTTACAG GTTGGTTGGGATGAGTCTGCCGCAGGTGAAAGGCGAAACAAAGTTTCAATGTGGGAGATTGAACCAATTGCCGCTCCTTTCTTCATATGCCCCCAGCCTTTCTTTGGCGTAAAGCGCCCTAGGCAAATAG ATGACGAGTCATCAGAGATGGAAAACCTTTTCAAGAGGGCAATGCCTTGGCTTGGTGAGGAGATATGCATAAAGGATGCTCAGACCCAGAACACCACAATGCCTGGTCTGAGCTTGGTTCAATGGATGAACATGAACAGGCAGCAGAGCTCCACATTAGCTAATACAGGCATACAGTCAGAGTATCTGCGATCTATAAGTAACCCTGCCATGCAAAACCTTGGTGCCGCTGAGCTTGCAAGGCAGTTATATGTTCAGAACCATCTCCTGCAACAAAACAGTGTACAGCTTAATGCTTCCAAGCACCCTCATCAAATGCAACCTATAAATGAGCTTGCCAAGGGATCGTTGTCTTGTAATCAACCTGATGCCATCACCAATCATCAAGAACTGAAGCAAGAAGTTGGCAACCAACAGAGGCAACAACAGCCCGTTAACCAAGCAATTCCTTTAAGCCAGGCTCAAGCCAATCTTGTCCAGGCCCAGGTAATTATCCAGACTcagatgcagcagcagcagcagcagcaacaacaacaacaacaacagccgTCTCCAACTAGGTGCCAGCAGGGAACCAGTGAGCAACAGCTGCTTCTTTCACAGCAACACCAAGACCAGAATTTTCAAATGCAGCAACAACAGCAGCTTTTACTTCAGCAActgcagcggcagcagcagctaaaCAAGTTGCCAGGTCAACTTGTGAATCTGGCTGGTCAACATGCTCAATTGTCTGACCAGGAACTTCAGTTGCAGCTATTACAGAAACTACAGCAACAGTCACTTATATCACAGCCAGCAGTTACACACTCACGATTACCGCTAATACAGGAACAGCAGAAGTTACTTTTGGACATGCAGCAGCTATCGAGTTCTCATTCACTTGCCCAGCAGCGGATCGTGCCTCAGCAAGATAGCAAAGTTTCACTGCAAGCATCACAGGCGCCACCACCAATGAAGCAAGAACAGCAGAAACTTTCACAGAAACAAGTTGCACTTGCAGATGTGTCAGATATTGCCTTTCCACTGATTTCATCAACCAACGTTCTGTCCAAAGCTGGAAGCCAACTGATGATTCCAGGTGCTACACAATCTGTACTAACTGAGGAAATCCCTTCTTGCTCAACATCACCTTCTACAGCCAACAACGGAAATCATTTGGCACACCCAACCATTGGCAGGAATGAGCATTGCAAGGTCAACATGGAGAAGGTgcctcaatcgtctgctctgatgTCAATTCCAACATCTGGTGAAGCTGTAACAACTCCAATAATGATGAAGGAATCATCAAAGTTGAACCATAATCAGAAGGAGAATGTAATCACCTCAAAGTCACCCACTGTTGGGACTGGACATGACAATCTTTTGAACATTGTACCATCAACAGACAACCTGGAAACAGCTTCATCAGCAACTTCATTATGGCCTACCCAAACAGATGGACTTTTGCATCAAGGATTCCCCACTTCTAACTTCAATCAGCAACAAATGTTCAAAGATGCACTTCCAGATGTGGAAATTCAAGAAGAATATCCAACTAACAATGCCTTCTTTGGGATCAACAATGATGGTCCATTGGGCTTTCCTATGGAAACAGAAGGCTTGTTGGTAAGTGCACTTAATCCTGTGAAGTGTCAGCCTAATCTGTCAACTGATATTGAGAACAATTACCGAATACAAAAGGATGCCCAACAAGAGATCTCAACTTCCATGGTTTCACAGTCATTCGGTCAGTCTGATATAGCTTTTAACTCAATTGATTCTGCAATCAACGATGGTGCCATGTTGAACAGAAATTCTTGGCCCCCTCCACCTCCACCACAGAGAATGCGGACATTCACAAAG GTCTACAAGCGTGGAGCTGTAGGCCGGTCCATTGACATAGGTAGGTTCTCTGGATATGAAGAATTGAAGCATGCTTTGGCCCGCATGTTTGGTATAGAGGGCCAACTTGAGGGCCGACAGAGAATAGGCTGGAAGTTAGTCTACAAGGACCATGAGGATGACATCCTACTTCTCGGTGATGACCCATGGGA GGAGTTTGTGAATTGTGTGAAGTGCATTAGGATCCTATCCCCCCAAGAAGTGCAACAGATGAGCTTAGATGGTGATTTGGGGAACAATGTCCTCTCCAACCAGGCTTGCAGCAGCTCAGATGGTGGGAATGCCTGGAAGCCTCGCTGTGACCAGAACCCTGGTAACCCTTCGATCGGCTTCTACGACCAATTTGAATGA